In the Microtus pennsylvanicus isolate mMicPen1 chromosome 6, mMicPen1.hap1, whole genome shotgun sequence genome, one interval contains:
- the Zcchc9 gene encoding zinc finger CCHC domain-containing protein 9, whose product MTRWARVNTSNHRRPLSATSWEDMRGGSAGSADGSLPKHKQRQISRLSLKNDSPQAKHKKNKKKKEYLNEDVNGFMEYLKQNSQMLHNGQLIAADSREVREEIAVALKKDNRREERRLKRQAAKKNAMICFHCRRPGHGVADCPAALESQDMGTGICYRCGSTEHEMTKCRASVDPALGEFPFAKCFVCGEMGHLSRSCPDNPKGVYADGGGCKLCGSVEHFKKDCPENQNSDRMVTVGRWAAGMSADYEEVLDAPKPQKPKTKAPRVVHF is encoded by the exons ATGACCAGATGGGCTAGAGTGAACACCTCAAATCATAGGAGACCCTTGTCTGCGACATCATGGGAGGACATGAGGGGAGGGTCTGCAGGGAGTGCAGACGGAAGCCTTCCAAAGCATAAACAACGCCAAATCAGTAGGCTGTCCCTTAAAAATGATTCCCCTCaagcaaaacataaaaagaacaagaagaaaaaagagtattTAAATGAAGATGTGAATGGATTCATGGAATACCTAAAACAGAACTCTCAGATGCTTCACAATGGACAGTTGATAGCAGCAGACAGCCGGGAAGTACGGGAAGAGATTGCTGTGGCCTTAAAGAAAGACAATCGACGGGAAGAAAGACGGTTAAAAAGACAAGCAGCAAAGAAAAATGCAATG atatGTTTCCATTGTAGAAGGCCTGGCCATGGAGTCGCCGATTGCCCAGCTGCACTGGAAAGTCAGGACATGGGCACTGGCATCTGTTACCGCTGTGGGTCCACAGAGCACGAGATGACGAAGTGCAGAGCTAGCGTGGACCCCGCTCTCG GTGAATTTCCTTTTGCGAAATGTTTTGTCTGTGGAGAAATGGGACACCTATCCAGGTCCTGCCCCGATAATCCCAAGGGCGTCTATGCTGACG GTGGCGGCTGTAAACTCTGTGGCTCTGTGGAGCACTTTAAGAAAGATTGCCCTGAAAATCAGAACTCAG ATCGGATGGTCACAGTTGGTCGATGGGCAGCGGGAATGAGTGCCGACTATGAAGAAGTCCTGGATGcacccaaaccacagaaaccaAAGACTAAAGCACCCAGAGTTGTTCATTTTTGA